A window from gamma proteobacterium SS-5 encodes these proteins:
- the tpx gene encoding thiol peroxidase has product MATVTFLGNPVELNGELPAVGSKAPDFSLPDKDLNDKGLADFAGKKRLLNIVPSLDTPVCATSTRKFNEELADRDDVALLVISADLPFAMGRFCSIEDLNHVTALSLMRGKGFAKDYGVLITSGALAGLTGRAVVVIDENGTVTYTQLVKEIAEEPDYAAAIKAL; this is encoded by the coding sequence GTAGAACTCAACGGCGAACTGCCGGCAGTGGGCAGCAAGGCACCCGATTTCAGCCTGCCGGACAAGGACCTCAACGACAAGGGCCTGGCGGACTTCGCCGGCAAGAAGCGCCTGCTCAATATAGTCCCCAGCCTGGACACCCCGGTATGCGCCACCTCCACGCGCAAGTTCAACGAAGAGCTGGCCGATCGTGACGACGTGGCCCTGCTGGTGATCTCCGCCGATCTGCCCTTTGCCATGGGGCGCTTCTGCAGCATCGAAGACCTCAATCACGTCACCGCCCTGTCACTGATGCGCGGCAAGGGCTTCGCCAAGGACTACGGCGTGCTCATCACCAGCGGCGCCCTGGCCGGCCTCACCGGTCGTGCAGTGGTGGTGATCGACGAAAACGGCACCGTCACCTACACCCAGCTGGTCAAAGAAATCGCCGAAGAGCCGGATTATGCGGCGGCGATAAAGGCGCTTTAG